In the Aythya fuligula isolate bAytFul2 chromosome 29, bAytFul2.pri, whole genome shotgun sequence genome, GGCACTCGTGATATCTTGTTTcctggagaggaaaacaaaacaaaccccaccAACAACAAATTGGCTTGGCTCCTTGTAGCAGCCTTCTGCTTTGGTTTGGAAAAAAGTGGCTGCTATTCAGAGTTACCTGGCAAAACACATGCTTTGCAGCTCTTAGCAGTGTAGTGTCACGAGTCCTGAGAGTCTATCCGTGTGGTATCTCAAATACCTGAGATTGGTTCCTACAGTAATTAAACACAGTTTATCCCATGGCAGCTTCTGATATTATCTCTCTTTCCAGGAGAGGCAAATACAACTGATTCGAGAGCTGCTCATGTGTGATGCATCGGGGAGTATTCAGCTAAGTGAAGAACAGAAGTCTGCCCTTGCCTTTCTTAACAGGCCACAGGTTTCTATGGGAGGTTCAGGCAACAAAAGGTAGACAAAGTAGTGTTTTGTCTGATCACATCAGTAGCAAATATTGATCTAGCTGCACGTGCGTCTGTGATGTGCTGCGTCGGTATCAACGGAGTTTTACTTTATAGTCCGGTTTGAAATAAAGCTCTGGAGGGATCATTTTGGGGGTCGTGGCTGATGGAAGGCCaaactaatgattttttttcttctaatttgtttttttagGCTGTCTACAATTGATGAATCTGGCTCAATTCTGTCAGACATCAGCTTTGACAAGACTGATGATTCACTGGTAATGTAACTCGAAGTCCTGAAGTCTTCCCCTATAAAACCTCAGGGATAGTCTCCAGAGACCCCTTGTGTTTAGATTACTGTAGTATTAGACTAGTAGAGCTGATCTGCATTTCTCTGGTGTGTCATTGGGTAAAACTTAATGAAAGCCCAGACCAGAGGCTGTGTGGTATTTACACTGAACTAACCAGTACTGTTTATTTCCCACAGGACTGGGATTCCTCTATGGTGAAAGCTGTCAGactgaaaaggagagaaaagcgGGTATGTTCAATTCTTCTGCTTCAAATAGATGCTGCTGTTAGCCCTAGGTAACACAATGTCACCATCTGTCATCTCGCAGCTGCCTATAATGATGTTGAGCTGCTAGTCACAGTCAAACTTCAGACGGGTGTGCTACTGCTATACCTCTGCCCTGCTGTGTGGATTCTGTGTGAAAGTTAATTAAACGTGTACCTTGTGATGGCCTAGGGTTTgctagaaagcattttaaaatcattaacaGCTATTGTGTTAGGGAAAAAAGTCTGTAGGAAGCTGAATCCTTTCCTGTATGTAAAGGAGCTTGTGATTGTTTTGGTCTCCTGTTAGCATGCAGTAGGCACGGGTGGGAAAGGACAGCCTAAAATCATCACTAGTAGAGTTAAGAGTCTGGGATTTGATCAGTTACcgcttattttttttcctctaaattgATATTGATGGATTACAAAGCTGGCTAGGACAATTATTGGAAAGAGCTGCATGTTGAGGCCTCCTGATTATCTTCTGGTTTGTAACGAAAAGTGGTACTGTAGAGAACTTAATGCTGTTGTGCTGTGTGCAGACGATTGTTCTGCTCCTCTAATTCTACTGAACTCCTGTTGACGGTGTACGTGCCTTGTAGACAAAAATACTGTATCTCTTCAGCGATCTTCTAGGCAGTACATTGAAGGCCCACCAGGTCCTCAGAAGAAAATACGATCAATTGGCTCCACTGCAGACCAGGTATGGTGGTCCCAGCTGGGTTCATGTGCATTAAAATAGTTGGTCTTAGTGTGTACCCGTTTCTGGGGCCAACAAACTAAaatcccttgtcctgtcactcaCTATTGCTGTCACTAACAATGTTCTCCTTGTTACAGGGAAATGAATCCATAGTAGCAAAGACAACTGTTATGGTCCCCAGTGATGGTGGCCCAATTGAAGCCATCTCTACCATCCAGACTGTGCCTTATAGCCTGAGAAGTCAGAGGAAGAGTGGTAGGTGTCATGGCTCCATTTGTTCTAGTCATGAAACAATTATGCAGTGGGCTGGAGGCTGTCCTGTAATGCCAGTTACCTTCCTCCAGGACCTAAGCAGCTGCCTCTGatttataatgcatttttttttgagcaaagaTCACACAAAGGACCAATTCCCACCTAGCCAACACTCCTCTTCTGTCTTCCAGGTCCTTTGCAGCCTTGGAACAGTGATTCAAACTTGGGCAACAAGCAGCTGGAATCCAAATCGGAGAGTAATGGCTCTTGCACCCCCCAAAACAATGGGGGAGTGAGGCTGCatgaatttgtttcaaaaacGGTAGGTCAGGAAGAACTTGCAAGTTCATCTCGCTtcattaaatacatgtatgcgTGTGATTGTGATATCAAGCTATTGATAAGAGGCTATCAGCTGTTATGTCTCAAGTCAATATTAACCATACCTATATAACATGTTCTGAATCATTAGGTTATCAAGCCGGAATCGTGTGTTCCTTGTGGAAAGAGAATaaagtttggaaaaatatcTCTGAAGTGCAGAAGCTGCCGTGTGGTCGCTCATCCAGAGTGTCGGGACCGCTGTCCCCTTCCCTGTATCCCCACCTTGACTGGCACTCCTGTCCAAATTGGGGAAGTAAGTGTGTATAGGGAGCTTGGGGGACTATAGCTGCTGACACAAATAATCCTAGGTTAGAGGTGGAACGTGCGTAGGCTCCAAATTTGTCTTCTACAGAAGAGGGTCTGTTGCTCAGAGCTGcttaatgaaatacaaatgaacTTGCTAAAGTATTGTTCCACGACAATGGATGATGGGGGTGATTTGTTAGGAGAGTCTCAAGTTGTGTATATGGCAGCTCTGCACACGCAATCCTGCAGCATTGTGCTGAGGGGTGTGGTATTGTGCGTCCCAGGGATGATGAAGGAGAAGTAATGCATGTTTTTGAGTCTAGATTCGTCTTGGAGACTCGagtaccttattttttttctgctcttctgcctcTTAGGGGACCTTAATGGACTAtgttccttctgctcctccaaTGATCCCTTCCATCATAGTGCACTGTGTTAATGAGATCGAGCAGCGAGGGCTACATgaggtaaaaacaaaatgaggtgTGAAACAGTGCTAATGAAACAGGTTGTGGTGTTAAGAGAAGCAAATCATTAACCCAAACGTCTCTTGTTTACTGGGTGTGTAGCACTGCTCAGTGGGGTGACTGAGTGAGCAGCAGTGTCTACGCTCAGGTGTGGAGGGAAATGTGGGAGCAGAAGTATGTAGGTTTTACATGCACAGTCTATATTCTGCCTGTAAGCAAGGCTTTCTGTCAACAGATGGGCCTTTACCGGATATCTGGCTGTGACAAGACAGTGAGAGAGCTGAAAGAGAAGTACCTGAGATcaaaaaacattcctttgctcAGTAAAGTAGATGATATCCATGCTATCTGCGGCCTTCTGAAAGACTTCCTACGCAGCTTGAAAGAACCCCTTCTCACGTTCCGGTTAAACAAGACTTTCATGGAAGCTGCAGGTAAGGAGATGCTAAATGACACCCTCAGTACTTTATAAAAGGTTTGGTGGTCACAGGTTTATCTGACATGTGAGCTGGCAGACTTCAGTGCTTCTGCTGCAGATATGCAGTCAGCTGGGGAGGTCTGTTCTGCTGTagtgttttggaaaaatgaaaattctagTGCTTGGGCAGGATATGGAATTATTAGAATGGTTATTTCCTAGTTTTCTTGTTCCTCAGGCGGCTCTTACTGTGAGGGGAATGTTACAGCTGTGCATCtaagactgctttctcaggtctaaaccttttttctcctcccccagAAATCTCAGATGAGGACAACAGCATTGCTGCTATGTACCAGGCAGTTAGTGAACTTCCGCAGGCCAACAGGGAAACCCTAGCGTTTCTCATGCTTCACCTGCAGCGGTATGTTCAGATGGACTGAGAGTCCTGGAAGGGGGGGGATATTGCCACTGGTCCTTCTCTACTTGTCTCTTATGACTGCTTGTGAGCAAGAAGTCTTTGTTCTTTTGGAGGCTGAAGTGCATATTGGTTGGGGAGCTGTGTGGAAGGTAAAGGGAGGGaagctacttttattttttttctttaaatatagaGTCGCTCAGAGCCCAGACACTAAAATGGACGTTACCAACTTGGCCAAAATCTTTGGCCCCACGATAGTTGCTCACGCAGTGCCTGATCCTGATGCCATGACGTTACTGCAGGACACTAAGCGGCAGCCCAAGGTAGGTCAGCAGATGTGAGTAATGTGTCCCACGTGAAGAATTCTGTCAGGAGGGGAGATGAGGTGATGTCTGTCTGTGCATTAATGCCGTGTACCACTTCCTAACGTTAGCTACTCGTGGGTGTTTCTGTAGGTAGTGgagcggctgctgctgctgcctgtggaataCTGGAGCCAGCTGATGCTGGTGGAGCAAGAAAACATTGACCCAGCACACATAATTGAGAACACCAATGCCTTCTCCACTCCACAGACACCAGATGTTAAAGGTAACAGCTGAATGGTGCTCTAttggctgtgcagctgctgtaTGAGAAATAATGATCCTCAATCAAGGCTGCTTGTGAGACTTGGAACTAGCCATCCCTGCATGCTTTGTgcaggaagagggaaggaaagcatGCCAGAAAATACCAGATTTGTCTAGTATCTTTGACAGATGCTAGGCAATGTCTAATGTTGCTTGCCTAGCAGTGAAAACTCAGCTGTCCTCATGTTGCTCACTTGATTGCTTGTGTTTTGACAGTGAGCATGCTTGGACCACTCACCACTCCGGAACAGCAGCTGTCCAAGACGCCGTCATCTAGCTCCCTGTCCCAGAAGGTCCGGTCTACCTTCAGCATAACCCCCAAGTAagtgctgctgggtgcttttATGGAAATGTTGGTATGCTACAGGTGGTGTGGGTGTTCAAGGAGAAGTAAAAATAGACTTTTGGACAGAGTTCTGGGAGCAGCTTGGATTTACTACTTGATCTACTCTCTCCCTTCATGCTACAGTAACAGTGCAAGCTGCATAATGGTTAATGAGTGTGACCTTACAGTAGGGAGTTGGAACGCTTTAAGAGGCGGGTAGAATTTGAGTAAGTAGACCTCTATAGCCAAACCTCACTTTTCTACTTCTCTTGAACTAGATTTGGGAGCAAAAGCAAGTCAACAAGCCAGCTGGGGCGTCAAGCCAACTTCTTTGCCTCTCCTATGCTGAAGTGAAGTGGACCTGGGAGTGAATGTCGTCCTAGGATTTGCACACCAACACTTATGAGTACAACGAACACAACTCCCCTCCTTGGCAGCTTGtgaaataagatatttttccttttatctttcagCTTAACTAAGAATTTTAATGGGTTTTTTATTGtgcaatgtattttattatctaATGCTTTTAGTATTGGTGAAGAAAGTAACTACAGGATCTATTCAAAGTATTAATTAACAAAGAAATGGCTGAACTCGCTGACGCTTTCCAATAGCATCCTCTACCTGTGATAAGTGAAACAGAATTGTAAGCTgtagttttttttccctagcatgTAGGCTGCTCTTCACACAGGAGCGACCCACACTCCTCCTCCCATTGACTGAGCTGTGTCAGAATCCAGTCTTTCAAACAGCACAGAGTCTGTAATTCTTGGCTGCGCTGTGGCGGTGCAGCCTGTAATCCTGACGGTGGCGTTGTTGCATTTGTCTCATCAGGCAGAAGACACTTTAATTAACTGCCACAGGGACTGTGACTTTTCCCAAAGAAACATTCCCTGATACTGTGTTTACAAGGGGAAAACTTTGTAGAGGAAATCTTGTAGAGGACTGTATTTAGATAAAAGGATACCGATCCTGAAGGATTCTTGGGTACTCAAAACTAATTAATAGCAGTGTTCATACTGGTGAGGGGAATGAGGGTCGTTTAATAGCACCCTTGTTTTTGGGagtctctgctttctgaaatcaGATGTGACCTTGTGTACTGCTGCATGGAAAAACTTTGGGAGAATACAAAAGTTTATCAACTGGCTGTTTTTTACTGAGCTCTGGAAAACTGTCCTAACCTGTGCAGTGAAGTAAATCTTGAATTTCtatgtttctttgtttccccGGTGTTGTTACAGGAAGCAAAATAGCTTTGGTTGAACACAGGGGCCTGTGTTGTCTCCCTTTGGTGTGGGGTCTGCAGGGTGAAGGTTTCTCCAGCCTTGTTTGCACCCTGCAGGAGGTGGGGCAGCTGGGAGCCGCCACTACTGTTCCTGATCCCAGCAGGATCCACTGCAAGGATGGCTGCTGTGCGCTTAACACACTTTGCTGTGGGCGTAAAATCAAGTGGAGGAGCAATAGGACaaaaggaaatggcctcaagctgtgccaggggaatTTTAGGTTGGATAGTAAGGAAAACTTCCcttgaaagggttgtgaagcatcagagcaggctgccaTTTGGTTGAGTCACTGTTCCTGGAggtgtttgtatttaaaagacatgcagatgtggtgcttagggagGTGGTTTAGTGGTAggcttggcagtgctaggttaatggttgggCTTCatctttgaggtcttttccaaccgaAATGGTTCTGGGACTGTCACTGGCAGGGAGCAGTGCCTCAGGCTCTGCCTCTTTTGGTGGGCAGTGCAGAATCTGAGGTTTACTGACTGATCCCTCAGTGGAGAAAGTACTTCCCTTCTGGGCAGGATAGgggaaacaaaactgaaagaaagcagcttaaatcagaaaagaaagcatccTGCTCTACCTGCCGTGAAGCTACTGCCTTCCCTTCACAAAATGGGACTGGGGCCTGAGTAAACAAAGGGGCGAGGAGAGCAAGTGGTCACAGCAGCAGGATCTGAACTCACCCTAGAGTCTTCCTGCCTGAGAAGATCACTGTTAATATTACAGCTTTGAGGAAGCAACAAGACTGAGGTGATGGAAGAGGGGTGTGTTCTGCAGTCCTGCAACCCAGTATTTATGGTGGTGTCATCAGGAAAAGGCCACGGAGTGTGAAGACCTTGGCACTGGGGCTCGCCAGGCTGGTTTTGTCTAAAGCTGCCCTGACCTGCCCAAAACTTTGCTGTAGTTTGCTGTTCCAGGTAAACAAGCTAAACGACTGCCTGGCTGTTACCTAATGGGTTTTAGCAATTGAATCTGTGTAGTTTTATGTAACTGTGGGGTATGATGGCTGTGCCTGTGgtaaatctgattttttctttaaggagcAGGTAGGACTCGCAGGTGTGGTCTGTGGGCACTGAGGACAGGATGGCCCCAGGGTTATTAGCAACTCATCAGTAACAGATCATTAACACACCTTTGGTAGGTGGCAAACCTAAtggtaacaggaaaaaaaaaaagtgatatcaTAAGTGTGGATGTAACGGGGAATTGTAGCTGTGTGTGGAAAGAATTAAGTGTAAAGAgtgtaagaaaatataaaaatagccTCAAGTAGACCCtaaaatgaggaggaagaaacaatCATATTCTTCCCAACAAAGAGGAGACAAAAACCCATCAACATCATACTTGCCTCTGAGAAGAGCTCAGGATGCTGGTGAGTCATTGGCAATGCAAAGGAAGATGGGAGAATTTCTCATCAAAGGAAAGGGgcaactctttcttttttttctccagttactGGCAGCCCTTAATAGAAACGGAGCAATTTGGCTATTAATAGTTTTCACTGCTGTAACTGGCCTGGTGGTAAGCAATCCTGGTGAGGCTGAGCCAGCAGTTAGACTATTGGTAAGTTCTAATCCTTGAATCctcacaaaaatgctttttttttatgtactcTGGCTTGCACCAAGCCCCTTCTCCATCACCTGTTGTGGCCAGGACCACGTCATTACACCGGTTATTTCTGCAGATGGAACAAGCTGAAGCTGCAGCTCATCCTTTACCTCTTGCGTGCCATCACTAGTGTGGCCACCAGTGTTCCCATAGCCCAGATTCTGCCTCTGCCCTCTTGGGACTGGGCAAGTTGGATGATGGACAGGTTTTTGGGTTCCAGGGGCTgtgggcagtgctggcagcagggagcagaaattCAGAGCACGAGTTCCTCTGTCCTGGGCAACAGTTCTTGGCTCTTTCTCCTGCTAATATTAGGACTGTTTTGAGGATGATTATGGTTCTGTGAAATGGCTATTAATATCATACAAAGCTTGGATGGGAgtcaaaaataacagcaaatgaGAAAACTACTAGCTGCACAGCCAAACAGGAAGTACAGGCAAGGCTTGGTGCTGCGAGAGATAAAcagtgggaaggaaaagcaaaagagctGCAATGAGATGCAGAGATGAAAAACCCAAGCAGCTTTGGAGATCGCCTGAACACAGCCCTTGGCCCTGAAGCAGTTCTGTTCCATCGAATAATGCTGATCAAATGCTCCGAGCTGATTGAAAGGAAATCCTGGTTTATTGGCCCAGACGTTTCCCGAGTTTGCAAACACACCCTTCAAGTCCTAAAAGTCCTAAAGTCCCCCCGCTGCCTGCTCGGGGAAGGGAGGGGTTGAAGCAGTTGGCTGTGGACAGGCCCTGACCGTACCCCCCTCTGTGCCTCGGGAGtggatttgtttcttctgcctctttctcCCTTTGCACACAGCAGTTTTGTTGCTACCCGTGGCAAGCCTGTGCTTCTGAACCCTggttttc is a window encoding:
- the RACGAP1 gene encoding rac GTPase-activating protein 1, with amino-acid sequence MEAATLNLLRMFDQLVRQAEVLSEGNEYQFIQLAKNFDEYRRRLQKTEHELGRYKDLLMKTEAECSALGVKLKHARNQVDVEIKRRQKAEMDCEKLERQIQLIRELLMCDASGSIQLSEEQKSALAFLNRPQVSMGGSGNKRLSTIDESGSILSDISFDKTDDSLDWDSSMVKAVRLKRREKRRSSRQYIEGPPGPQKKIRSIGSTADQGNESIVAKTTVMVPSDGGPIEAISTIQTVPYSLRSQRKSGPLQPWNSDSNLGNKQLESKSESNGSCTPQNNGGVRLHEFVSKTVIKPESCVPCGKRIKFGKISLKCRSCRVVAHPECRDRCPLPCIPTLTGTPVQIGEGTLMDYVPSAPPMIPSIIVHCVNEIEQRGLHEMGLYRISGCDKTVRELKEKYLRSKNIPLLSKVDDIHAICGLLKDFLRSLKEPLLTFRLNKTFMEAAEISDEDNSIAAMYQAVSELPQANRETLAFLMLHLQRVAQSPDTKMDVTNLAKIFGPTIVAHAVPDPDAMTLLQDTKRQPKVVERLLLLPVEYWSQLMLVEQENIDPAHIIENTNAFSTPQTPDVKVSMLGPLTTPEQQLSKTPSSSSLSQKVRSTFSITPKFGSKSKSTSQLGRQANFFASPMLK